The DNA segment AGAATAAAAATTAATTAGTATATTTACATTGTATATTTTGATAAAATTATACCTGTATAGGCAAATGAACGGTAATTATATTTAAAGACATTGTAGAATTTAGTCGGGGGTCTAAACAATGGATGAAAAATTAAAAAATATTGTACTTGAACATAGTGATGAGATTGTGAAAATGTGGCTGGAAGAGGTAAATAACCATAAGAAAAGTGATTATACTGCAACGATATCGGACGAGCTGTTTGAAAGCACGAATCGTGAGTTTGTTAATGTGATTTTCGCAAGCATCGAACGACATGGGGTTTCTTCAGAGATAAATGACTTCTCTGAGCGTTTGATTAATTTAGGTTGGCCTCTTAGTTATTTGACAGATGGGATGCAAGTATTTCGGAGGGTCATAACGGAGTTCATCCTTTCCCAGTCTGATCAAATTGATTCAGAGTACTTCTCAAAAGTGCTTAAGAAAGTGGATGATTGGGTTGATCCTGTCATTAATCGATTGGTTAATGAGTTTTCAGGAAGCTGGGAGCACATTGTTTCTCTTCAACGTGTTGCTTTACAAGAACTCTCCGCCCCTTTGATCCCGGTTATGGATGATATTACCATCATGCCTCTGATCGGAACTATTGATACAGAACGGGCTAAATTGATAATGGAAAACCTTTTAGATGGAGTCATTAAGCATAATGCAGAAGTCGTGCTTATTGATATTACAGGAGTACCTGTCGTAGATACGATGGTGGCTCACCATATTATTCAGGCTGCTGAGGCAGTTCGTTTAGTCGGTTCACGTTGTATCCTCGTAGGAATTCGTCCGGAAATTGCACAAACAATCGTAAACCTTGGAATAGATTTAGGGAAATTCCCTACGAAGAGTTCTTTGCGTAAAGGATTTAAAACGGCATTAGAATTAACCAATCGGACAATTGAAGAAGCTCAAACGAACGATAAAGATATTGAAAACTTAGTTGATTCTCTAAACAGGGAGTGAAGATAATGAGAATCCCAATTTTAAAGCTTCATAATTATTTGCTTATTTCCATCCAAATCGACTTAGACGACCAGACTGCTATTCAGTTTCAAGAGGATTTGCTGAGTAAAATTCATGAGAGTGGAGCGACAGGAGTCGTTATAGATTTAACATCTGTTGACATTATAGACTCTTTCATTGCAAAGGTACTTGGTGACGTTGTAACGATGTCCGATTTAATGGGGGCGAAAGTTGTTCTTACCGGCATACAACCAGCAGTTGCAATGACTTTGATTGACTTAGGAATACACCTGAAAGATGTTCCTACTGCATTAGATTTAGAACAAGGGTTGATTAAACTTCAACAGGAACTGGAGGAGTAGATATGGACTTCCAATCCTGTGTAAATATTAAAAAGGAATGGGACATTGTGGGGGCACGTCAGGTTGGACGTGATATGGCCAGGAAAGTAGGCTTTGGAACGGTGGACCAAGCGCGCATAGCCACTGCAATCTCAGAGTTAGCAAGGAACATTTACCTGTATGCTGGTACGGGGAAAGTTTGCTTTGAGGCCCTTGAAAATATGAACCAAAAAGGATTAAGTATTGTTGCAATAGATAACGGCCCTGGGATTAAAGAGTTGAGTCAAGTCATGGAGGATGGGTTTTCAACATCCGGGGGACTTGGTGCTGGGCTGCCTGGGGTCAAAAGGCTAATGGATGGATTTGATATTCAATCTGAGGACGGAAAAGGAACAGAAATCAAAGTTATAAAGTGGCTCCGTTAAAGGAGGTTGGAGATGAATGAATACACTTAAGCTTGATCTTGAAAATTACAAAGAATTAATGCAGGAATACATTAAAACAAAAGACGAACAGGCTCTATATCAGGCAGAACAATTTAGTAAGCACTCGATGCAACACAATATATCACCTGAAGAAATCGTCAATGTGCACATCGAGTCATTACAAGGCTTATACCCGAATATGCCGGAATATATTCAATTATCTTTAAATTTTTTACTAGAAACGATGATCTCATATGGAATGGCCTATCAAGAACATCAATCTATGAAGGAGAAGCAGCTAGAACTCAAGTCAGAGATATCTGTAGCTGCCAATATGCAAAAAACACTCCTTTCTACTGTGAAACCTGAACGTCAAGACGTGGAAGTCGGTGCATTGAGTATACCCGCTAAGCAGATGAATGGTGACTACCATCATTTTGTAGAGGATAGCAATGGCTCACTTGGCATTGCTATCGCAGATGTGATTGGGAAAGGAGTTCCAGCTGCGTTGTGCATGTCTATGATTAAATATTCAATGGACAGCTTTCCTGAAATGCGGATGGATCCAAGTGTAATTTTAAGCAGTCTAAATCGTGTTGTTGAGAGGAACATAGATCCTAGTATGTTTATAACCATGTTTTACGGGATGTATGACATTACTAATCACACGTTTCAATATTCTTCAGCAGGTCATGAACCTGGTTTTTATTACAGTAATAATAAAGATGAATTTGAAGAAATTGAAGCTTCAGGTCTTGTGTTAGGTGTATCCCCTGAAGCTACTTATAAAGAATATAGTAAGGAAATAAGTATCGGGGATATGGTTGTTCTATTGACAGATGGTGTCACGGAATGTCGACAAGGCGACCGCTTTATAGAACAGGAAGAAATACTAGAGGTCATAAGAGAATACTCCCATCTTCCAGCACAGGAAACAGTAGAACAGGTCTACAAACACTTCGAACGATTGCAGGATTTTCAATTAAGAGATGATTTTACACTAATTATTTTACGAAGAAATGTTTAAGATAAGATGAGATCGGGTAACTTTTACCTGGTGAAGTTTTTGCGACATTGGGAGGAGATCTAGATGAATTTGACCATAGATGTAATAAATGGAGAAAATATAACTCATGTTTCTCTAGCTGGGGAAGTAGATGCATTTACGGCTCCTAAACTTAAAGAATCATTACTGCCTTTAACAAAAGAGGAAGGCCAGACGATTGAAGTAGACCTTCAGGAAGTCAATTACATGGACTCCACGGGATTGGGAGTATTTATTAGTGCTCTAAAATCTACGAAGGAACACAATACAGAACTGAAGCTTATTCAGATGCAGGATCGAGTACACCGTTTGTTTAAGATTACCGGCCTAACTGAGATTATGAACATCGACAATACAGTGCGGGGTGGGATGTAATAATGGAAACATTTGATTTTGTTGAAGTTAAGGTCCCTGCTAAAGCTGAATACGTTGGGGTTGTTCGTTTAAGTACATCAGGAATCGCTAACCGTATGGGTTTTACATACGAGGATATTGAGGATTTAAAAGTAGCGATTTCAGAAGCGATTACGAATGCAGTTAAGCACGCTTACAAGGAAACAGGCGAAGGTGAGATTACTATTGGTTTTGGTATTTATGAGAACCGCCTGGAAGTCATGGTAGCCGACCGTGGCGGTAGTTTTAATTTAGGTGAAATTAAAGAAGATATTGGACCTTACAACCAAAGCGACGATATTGGCGAATTGCGGGAAGGCGGGTTTGGTCTATTCTTAATTGATGCTCTAATGGATAAAGTGGAAATTAACAGTAAATATGGAGTAATTGTTCTAATGACAAAATACCTTCATGAAAATGAGGTGGGTCAAGATGGCGACCAAATCTCGACAACACAATGATGAGGTCTATGAGTGGATCGCATATTTACAAGAGAACCCGCGTGATGAAGATGTTCAAGAGAAAATTGTAGTAGTCTACAAAGACCTTGTGGAATCAATAGCACGCAAATATTCTAAGAACAGCACGATTCATGAAGATTTAGTACAAGTTGGAATGTTAGGATTACTTGCAGCTATTCGTAGGTATGATCCTGGCTATGGCAAATCATTTGAATCATTTGCCATTCCAACCATTATAGGGGAAATCAAGCGATTTATTCGCGATAAAACATGGAGTGTCCATGTGCCACGCAGAATAAAGGAACTTGGACCGAAAATTAAGAAAGCTGCTGAAGAGTTAACAAGTACGCTGCAACGGTCTCCTTCTGTGATAGAGATTGCGGATTACCTAGAAGTATCTGAAGAAGATGTTCTAGAGACAATGGAGATGGGGAAAAGCTATAAGGCTCTTTCTGTCGATCGAAAAATCGAAGCAGATTCAGATGGCAGTACGGTCACGATTTTGGATTTAATCGGTAACCAAGAAGGTGGATATGATCAAATCGATCAACAGATGCTCTTGCAAAAAGTATTACCGACTCTAAATGAGCGTGAACAAGAGATTTTACAGTGCACGTACTTTGAAAATATGAGCCAAAAAGATACTGGTGAAAAACTTGGAATTTCTCAAATGCACGTGTCACGCCTGCAACGAAGAGCATTGAAAAAGCTGAGAGAAGCCTTACAAACAGAGTCCGTTGAGGCGTTTTAATGGATGGGGAGTACAAACATGTAGATGTATCTGTCTATCAGAAGGCAAAAAAGGGAAATTACCATTGCGGAGATAGTTATTTTCACAAAGAAACCAATGAGGCATTTATCTGTGCTTTAGCCGATGGTTTGGGGAGTGGGGAATTAGCTAAAGAGTCCTCTCAAGCCGTCATGGATGTCATCGAAAGGTTCCCTGATCTGGCGATTGAATCGATCATAAAAAAGTGTAATGATGCCTTATTTGGTAAACGGGGCGTTGTTTTAGGCATACTCAGGATTGATTTTAATGATCAAACCTATTCCTATTCATCAATTGGTAACATTGGAGTTATTACACTTGAACAAGGTGGAAAACGGCAGAGAAACATACCGTTAGCTGGTTATTTAGCCGGGTACCCACGAAAGCTTAAAGTAACTCGTGGTGAC comes from the Halobacillus shinanisalinarum genome and includes:
- a CDS encoding RsbT co-antagonist protein RsbRA — encoded protein: MDEKLKNIVLEHSDEIVKMWLEEVNNHKKSDYTATISDELFESTNREFVNVIFASIERHGVSSEINDFSERLINLGWPLSYLTDGMQVFRRVITEFILSQSDQIDSEYFSKVLKKVDDWVDPVINRLVNEFSGSWEHIVSLQRVALQELSAPLIPVMDDITIMPLIGTIDTERAKLIMENLLDGVIKHNAEVVLIDITGVPVVDTMVAHHIIQAAEAVRLVGSRCILVGIRPEIAQTIVNLGIDLGKFPTKSSLRKGFKTALELTNRTIEEAQTNDKDIENLVDSLNRE
- a CDS encoding STAS domain-containing protein; the encoded protein is MRIPILKLHNYLLISIQIDLDDQTAIQFQEDLLSKIHESGATGVVIDLTSVDIIDSFIAKVLGDVVTMSDLMGAKVVLTGIQPAVAMTLIDLGIHLKDVPTALDLEQGLIKLQQELEE
- a CDS encoding anti-sigma regulatory factor yields the protein MDFQSCVNIKKEWDIVGARQVGRDMARKVGFGTVDQARIATAISELARNIYLYAGTGKVCFEALENMNQKGLSIVAIDNGPGIKELSQVMEDGFSTSGGLGAGLPGVKRLMDGFDIQSEDGKGTEIKVIKWLR
- a CDS encoding PP2C family protein-serine/threonine phosphatase, which encodes MNTLKLDLENYKELMQEYIKTKDEQALYQAEQFSKHSMQHNISPEEIVNVHIESLQGLYPNMPEYIQLSLNFLLETMISYGMAYQEHQSMKEKQLELKSEISVAANMQKTLLSTVKPERQDVEVGALSIPAKQMNGDYHHFVEDSNGSLGIAIADVIGKGVPAALCMSMIKYSMDSFPEMRMDPSVILSSLNRVVERNIDPSMFITMFYGMYDITNHTFQYSSAGHEPGFYYSNNKDEFEEIEASGLVLGVSPEATYKEYSKEISIGDMVVLLTDGVTECRQGDRFIEQEEILEVIREYSHLPAQETVEQVYKHFERLQDFQLRDDFTLIILRRNV
- a CDS encoding STAS domain-containing protein; the protein is MNLTIDVINGENITHVSLAGEVDAFTAPKLKESLLPLTKEEGQTIEVDLQEVNYMDSTGLGVFISALKSTKEHNTELKLIQMQDRVHRLFKITGLTEIMNIDNTVRGGM
- the rsbW gene encoding anti-sigma B factor RsbW; the protein is METFDFVEVKVPAKAEYVGVVRLSTSGIANRMGFTYEDIEDLKVAISEAITNAVKHAYKETGEGEITIGFGIYENRLEVMVADRGGSFNLGEIKEDIGPYNQSDDIGELREGGFGLFLIDALMDKVEINSKYGVIVLMTKYLHENEVGQDGDQISTTQ
- the sigB gene encoding RNA polymerase sigma factor SigB encodes the protein MATKSRQHNDEVYEWIAYLQENPRDEDVQEKIVVVYKDLVESIARKYSKNSTIHEDLVQVGMLGLLAAIRRYDPGYGKSFESFAIPTIIGEIKRFIRDKTWSVHVPRRIKELGPKIKKAAEELTSTLQRSPSVIEIADYLEVSEEDVLETMEMGKSYKALSVDRKIEADSDGSTVTILDLIGNQEGGYDQIDQQMLLQKVLPTLNEREQEILQCTYFENMSQKDTGEKLGISQMHVSRLQRRALKKLREALQTESVEAF
- a CDS encoding SpoIIE family protein phosphatase, whose translation is MDGEYKHVDVSVYQKAKKGNYHCGDSYFHKETNEAFICALADGLGSGELAKESSQAVMDVIERFPDLAIESIIKKCNDALFGKRGVVLGILRIDFNDQTYSYSSIGNIGVITLEQGGKRQRNIPLAGYLAGYPRKLKVTRGDVKSGMIFLLFSDGVSERRLSLKHTNTHNIHLITEQYKELYGHSREDDTTLIAMEYN